The Pan paniscus chromosome 12, NHGRI_mPanPan1-v2.0_pri, whole genome shotgun sequence genome window below encodes:
- the CD8B gene encoding T-cell surface glycoprotein CD8 beta chain isoform X2 encodes MRPRLWLLLAVQLTVLHGSSVLQQTPAYIKVQTNKMVMLSCEAKISLSNMRIYWLRQRQAPSSDSHHEFLALWDSAKGTIHGEEVEQEKIAVFRDASRFILNLTSVKPEDSGIYFCMIVGSPELTFGKGTQLSVVDFLPTTAQPTKKSTPKKRVCRLPRPETQKGPLCSPITLGLLVAGVLVLLVSLGVAIHLCCRRRRARLRFMKQFYK; translated from the exons ATGCGGCCGCGGCTGTGGCTCCTCCTGGCCGTGCAGCTGACAG TTCTCCATGGCAGCTCAGTCCTCCAGCAGACCCCTGCATACATAAAGGTGCAAACCAACAAGATGGTGATGCTGTCCTGCGAGGCTAAAATCTCCCTCAGTAACATGCGCATCTACTGGCTGAGACAGCGCCAGGCCCCGAGCAGTGACAGTCACCACGAGTTCCTGGCCCTCTGGGATTCCGCAAAAGGGACTATCCACGGTGAAGAGGTGGAACAGGAGAAGATAGCTGTGTTTCGGGATGCAAGCCGGTTCATTCTCAATCTCACAAGCGTGAAGCCGGAAGACAGTGGCATCTACTTCTGCATGATCGTCGGGAGCCCCGAGCTGACCTTCGGGAAGGGAACTCAGCTGAGTGTGG TTGATTTCCTTCCCACCACTGCCCAGCCCACCAAGAAGTCCACCCCCAAGAAGAGAGTGTGCCGGTTACCCAGGCCAGAGACCCAGAAGG GCCCACTTTGTAGCCCCATCACCCTTGGCCTGCTGGTGGCTGGCGTCCTGGTTCTGCTGGTTTCCCTGGGAGTGGCCATCCACCTGTGCT GCCGGCGGAGGAGAGCCCGGCTTCGTTTCATGAAACA ATTTTACAAATGA